The region TCGAGCTTCGGCGCCTCACGGAGCGCCGTCCGGCGCGCGGAGGCGATCTCCCGCGCGAGGCCGATCACGGCGTCGCAGTCGGTCCGGTTCGAGGTGACCTCGACGTCCAGGATCGTGTCCGATCCTCCGACGGCTTCCGCGAGCGGCACGCCGATCGCCGGCTCGCCGGGCAGGACCCAGATTCCCTGGGACTCCTCGCTCCGCCCGAGCTCGCGCTCGGAGCAGATCATTCCCTCGGACTCGACCCCGCGGATCTTGCTCTTCCGGAGCTTCGTCCCGTCCGGGAGCTTGCTCCCGATCTTGGCGAGCGCGATGCGCTGTCCCGCGGCCACGTTCGGGGCCCCGCACACGACCGAGAGTCGGGCCGAGCCGATGTCCACCGTGCAGAGCCGGAGCCGGTCCGCGTTCGGATGCGGCGAGACCTCGAGGACGTGGCCGACCACGATCTCCGGATCGAAGGACGTGCCCCGCTCGAGCGACTGCACCGGGAACCCGCGCGACGCGAGGATTCCCGCCAGCTCCTCGGGCTCCGCCGGAAGCTCCACCCAGTCGCGCAACCAGCTCCACGTCACCTTCACGCGCGCACCCTAGAATTGCCTCAGGAAACGAATATCGTTCTCGTAGAAGAGCCGGAGATCCGGGACCCCGTGGCGCAGCATCACGAGGCGCTCGATTCCCGCTCCGAACGCGAACCCGCTCCAGCGCTCCGGGTCGTAGCCGACCGTGCGGAGCACGTTGGGGTGGACCATGCCCGCGCCGAGCACCTCGAGCCATCCGCCCGAGAGCGGGCCGCACACGGAGCACCCCTTCCCACCGCAGAAGAAGCACCGGACGTCCACCACCGCTCCGGGCTCGACGAAGGGATAGTGCGAAGGGACGAACCGGAGCTCGGTCCTCGGGCCGAAGAACTCCTTCAGGAACCGGTCGAGGGTTCCCTTGAGGTCGCCCAGGCTCACGCCCTCGTCGACGTAGAGCCCCTCGACCTGGTGGAACTCGAAGTGATGCGTCGCGTCGACGGCCTCGTTCCGGTACGCGCGTCCCGGGCAGATGATGCGCACCGGGGGCTGCGTCTTCTCCATCACGCGGATCTGGACCGAGGACGTGTGCGCGCGCAGGAGGACGCCCGGACGCAGATAGAAGGTGTCCGTCATCGCGCGCGCCGGATGGCCCTCGGGGATGTTGAGCGCGCCGAAGTTGTGATGGTCGTCCTCGACGTCCGGTCCGGATGCCACCGAGAATCCGAGACCGTGGAAGATCTCCTGGATCTCGAGGATGACCGAGTGGAGCAGGTGCCGGTGCCCGACCGGAGGGCGCCGGCCGGGAAGCGTGACGTCACGCGCCTCGGAGGGCGCCGACGCCGCCTTGAGGCGCGACTCCGCGTCGACGAGCAGGGACTCGAGCCGGCGCCGCGTCTCGTTCGCTCGCGCGCCCACGCGCGTACGCTCCTCCGGCGAGAGGTCCTTGAGCCCGCGCAGGATTCCGGTGAGCTCGCTCTTCCGGCCGAGGAAGCGGACGCGCGCCGCTTCCAGGTCCGCGGGAGTGGCGGCGCCGGAAAGCGCGCGCTCCCCCTCGGCGCGGAGGGCGTCGAGTCGTTCGATCACGATCGGATCGCCGCTACGCGGCGACGGCTGCTTGTTTGGCCACCTCGGCCAGGCGGGCGAACGCGTCCGCGTCCCGGACCGCGAGATCGGCGAGGATCTTCCGGTCGATGTCGACCTGGGCGGCCTTGAGACCGCGGATGAACGCGTTGTACGACAGTCCGTGCAGGCGGGCCGCCGCGTTGAT is a window of Candidatus Eisenbacteria bacterium DNA encoding:
- a CDS encoding phenylalanine--tRNA ligase subunit alpha, coding for MIERLDALRAEGERALSGAATPADLEAARVRFLGRKSELTGILRGLKDLSPEERTRVGARANETRRRLESLLVDAESRLKAASAPSEARDVTLPGRRPPVGHRHLLHSVILEIQEIFHGLGFSVASGPDVEDDHHNFGALNIPEGHPARAMTDTFYLRPGVLLRAHTSSVQIRVMEKTQPPVRIICPGRAYRNEAVDATHHFEFHQVEGLYVDEGVSLGDLKGTLDRFLKEFFGPRTELRFVPSHYPFVEPGAVVDVRCFFCGGKGCSVCGPLSGGWLEVLGAGMVHPNVLRTVGYDPERWSGFAFGAGIERLVMLRHGVPDLRLFYENDIRFLRQF